Proteins found in one Pontibacter sp. SGAir0037 genomic segment:
- a CDS encoding YqaE/Pmp3 family membrane protein yields MKIKSILNLVVVMVLAQLMFSCNSAKYYDFGSHSTAYHQKKEKPAPAQEAEALNLSEVALAAADEEAAKKDTEPTLEATTAPAPVIVPNKAPKANVKAVAEEANAAEEVKTVSEAEAMAMAKERIASMTKAEKKELKKEVKEAMRQSRGGGANIVEIILAVILPPLAVFLHDGIGTSFWINIILTLLFWIPGIIHALLVVTDTI; encoded by the coding sequence ATGAAGATCAAAAGTATACTTAACCTGGTTGTGGTGATGGTATTGGCTCAACTGATGTTTTCTTGTAACTCTGCCAAGTATTATGATTTCGGTTCTCACTCAACCGCTTATCATCAGAAAAAGGAGAAGCCAGCTCCGGCACAGGAAGCAGAAGCGCTTAACCTTTCGGAAGTAGCATTAGCCGCAGCTGACGAAGAAGCAGCAAAGAAAGACACAGAACCTACGCTGGAAGCGACAACTGCTCCTGCTCCGGTTATCGTTCCCAATAAAGCTCCAAAAGCCAATGTAAAAGCAGTAGCCGAAGAAGCCAATGCTGCAGAAGAAGTAAAAACTGTTTCAGAAGCTGAAGCAATGGCCATGGCAAAAGAAAGAATTGCCAGCATGACCAAAGCGGAGAAGAAAGAGCTTAAAAAAGAAGTGAAAGAAGCCATGAGGCAAAGCAGAGGTGGCGGTGCTAATATTGTTGAAATCATACTGGCTGTTATCTTACCTCCTTTAGCTGTGTTCCTGCACGACGGAATAGGTACCTCTTTCTGGATTAATATTATCCTGACGCTATTGTTCTGGATACCAGGTATTATCCATGCCTTGCTGGTGGTAACAGACACGATCTAA
- a CDS encoding N-formylglutamate amidohydrolase, with protein MLKLLLTCEHGGNQIPPEYSHLFEDRTELLQSHQGYDIGALDLFRVLQEIADFSFYSETSRLLIELNRSLNHGKLFSEVTRVLPEEEKRKIIQAHYVPYRSQVEQLVDDFISAGRTVLHLSVHTFTPVLNGEERQADIGLLYDSRKKEEQTVCREWKKAIAAKDKGLLVRYNYPYLGTADGFTTYLRRKFDKGGYIGVELEVNQKFPLANQQHWEQIKHLLRDTLAVNIAPQRVDPTGI; from the coding sequence ATGTTAAAGCTTTTGCTAACCTGTGAGCATGGCGGTAATCAAATTCCGCCGGAGTATAGCCATTTGTTTGAAGATAGAACAGAGCTGTTGCAGTCGCACCAGGGTTATGATATAGGAGCACTGGATTTGTTCCGCGTTTTACAGGAGATAGCAGACTTCAGCTTTTACTCGGAAACTTCACGCCTGCTGATTGAACTGAACAGGAGCCTGAACCATGGAAAATTATTTTCCGAAGTAACCAGGGTACTTCCTGAAGAAGAAAAAAGAAAGATCATTCAGGCACACTACGTGCCTTACAGAAGTCAGGTAGAACAACTTGTAGACGATTTCATTTCTGCCGGGCGAACTGTATTGCACCTTTCGGTACATACCTTTACTCCGGTTCTGAATGGCGAAGAACGACAGGCGGATATCGGATTGCTGTACGACTCCAGGAAAAAAGAAGAGCAAACCGTTTGCAGGGAGTGGAAAAAGGCGATAGCCGCAAAAGACAAGGGGTTACTGGTGCGCTACAATTACCCGTACCTGGGCACAGCCGATGGTTTTACCACCTACCTCAGAAGAAAGTTTGACAAAGGTGGCTATATAGGGGTAGAGCTGGAGGTTAACCAGAAGTTTCCGCTTGCCAACCAGCAACACTGGGAGCAGATAAAGCACCTGCTGCGCGATACGCTGGCCGTGAACATTGCTCCGCAACGGGTAGATCCAACAGGAATATAA